One window of the Xiphophorus hellerii strain 12219 chromosome 15, Xiphophorus_hellerii-4.1, whole genome shotgun sequence genome contains the following:
- the fam49a gene encoding protein FAM49A isoform X2 codes for MGNLLKVLTCTELEQGPNFFLDFENAQPTEGECKVWNQVNSVLQDSESILTGLQGYKGAGLEIRDAIQNPNDMSLQERAWNSVCPLVIKLKTFYSFSLRLEEALKSLLKSLTCPPLTPTQHLEREQALAKQFAEILHFTLRFDELKMRIPAIQNDFSYYRRTISRNRINNMNLDIENEVNNEMANRMSLFYAEATPMLKTLSTATTNFVSENKTLPLENTTDCLSTMASVCKVMLETPEYSSRFSSKDTLLFCMRVMVGVIILYDHVHPNGAFTKSSKIDMKGCIKVLKDQPVDNVEGLLNALKFTTKHLHDESTPKNIQSMLQ; via the exons ATGGGGAATCTGTTAAAAGTGCTCACTTGTACAGAGCTTGAACAGGGACCAAACTTTTTCCTTGACTTTGAAA ATGCACAGCCGACAGAAGGCGAGTGTAAGGTGTGGAACCAGGTGAACTCGGTCCTGCAGGACTCTGAGAGCATCCTGACGGGGCTGCAGGGGTACAAAGGGGCGGGGCTGGAGATCAGAGAT GCGATCCAGAATCCCAATGACATGTCGCTGCAGGAGCGAGCCTGGAACTCCGTCTGCCCGCTGGTCATCAaactcaagacgttctacagttTCTCCCTCAGACTAG AGGAGGCTTTGAAGAGTTTGCTGAAGTCGCTTACTTGCCCGCCCCTCACTCCTACTCAGCATCTGGAGAGGGAGCAGGCGCTGGCCAAACAGTTCGCCGAGATACTCCACTTCACTCTGCGCTTTGACGAGCTCAAG ATGAGGATTCCTGCCATTCAGAACGACTTCAGCTACTACAGGAGGACCATCAGTCGGAACCGGATAAACAACATGAAT TTGGACATTGAAAATGAAGTCAACAATGAGATGGCCAACCGAATGTCTCTGTTCTACGCTGAGGCCACGCCCATGCTGAAAACACTGAGCACCGCGACGACAAACTTTGTGTCGGAG AACAAAACTCTTCCACTGGAGAACACGACAGATTGCCTCAGCACCATGGCCAGCGTGTGTAAGGTCATGCTGGAGACGCC ggaataTTCGAGTCGCTTCAGCAGCAAGGATACACTCTTGTTTTGCATGAGGGTGATGGTGGGAGTGATCATCCTTTACGACCACGTCCATCCAAACGGCGCCTTCACCAAGTCCTCCAAGATAGAT ATGAAAGGCTGCATAAAGGTGCTGAAGGACCAGCCGGTCGACAACGTCGAAGGACTCTTGAATGCTCTCAA GTTCACCACCAAACACCTGCACGACGAGTCCACTCCAAAAAACATCCAGTCAATGCTCcagtaa
- the fbxo16 gene encoding F-box only protein 16: MMPLELQPSSSRATMQTKRSAWTPLNHPQINSKLFDERRQLLAKWFRSWSDSQRKAVLGDFVLRCSVEQLRSLSLTVSRRLPLQAADFTCLLPRALCLYLFSFLDPRSLCRCAQVSWHWRSIVELDQLWMAKCLRLGWCITFSPSAFERGVWKRHYIETVQDLRRRLLQTPSMPPELEIPSAISGGRKEPPELVKNDKEHPVPTIQPPESSSRSGLKTEKKAKALPPWRDSDRHPKDTMRFNYLDNLDPVEQTFREQMRSKTSTCCSGASQNGDGKRKTPSEATYKLRKAKSLMFLRAQDSSPPVPANRLPTDPRTQTRPSWASPAQDHPITIETAMNLLSMTRWNAGVRPGPVRPSVPQLSLEALKAARRSQRSTPSIRLFNI; this comes from the exons atg ATGCCACTTGAATTACAGCCTTCGTCTAGCCGTGCCACAATGCAAACCAAGCGGAGTGCATGGACCCCACTGAACCATCCGCAGATCAACAGCAAG CTGTTTGATGAGAGGAGACAGCTTCTGGCAAAATGG TTTCGTAGCTGGTCCGACAgccagaggaaggctgtgctggGGGACTTTGTGCTCCGCTGTTCAGTGGAGCAGCTCAGGTCCCTGAGCCTCACCGTGAGCAGACGGCTCCCCCTGCAGGCTGCAGACTTCACCTGCCTGCTGCCCAGAGCCCTCTGCCTCTACTTGTTCTCCTTCCTGGACCCTCGCAGCCTCTGCCGATGTGCTCAG GTGAGCTGGCACTGGAGGAGCATCGTGGAGCTGGACCAACTGTGGATGGCCAAGTGTCTACGGCTTGGCTGGTGCATCACCTTCTCCCCCTCGGCCTTTGAGCGGGGCGTCTGGAAGAGACACTACATAGAGACTGTTCAGGATCTGCGACGCAGACTGCTGCAG ACACCATCAATGCCACCGGAGCTTGAAATTCCTTCAGCCATCAGCGGTGGACGAAAGGAACCACCAGAACTGGTTAAGAACGACAAGGAGCATCCAGTTCCCACCATCCAGCCTCCTGAGTCCAGCTCCAGATCAgggttaaaaacagaaaagaaggcTAAAGCCCTGCCACCATGGAGAGACTCAGACAGACACCCAAAGGATACAATGCGCTTCAACTACCTGGACAACCTGGATCCCGTGGAGCAGACCTTTAGAGA GCAAATGAGAAGTAAAACCTCCACATGCTGCAGCGGTGCGTCCCAGAACGGTGACGGAAAGAGAAAAACGCCATCTGAGGCCACGTACAAACTACGCAAAGCTAAGTCTCTG ATGTTCCTCAGAGCCCAGGACTCCTCCCCACCTGTTCCTGCTAATCGTCTCCCCACAGACCCTCGGACCCAAACCCGCCCCTCATGGGCATCTCCTGCTCAGGACCACCCAATTACCATTGAGACAGCCATGAACCTGCTCAGCATGACCCGGTGGAACGCCGGGGTCCGACCCGGGCCAGTGAGGCCGTCGGTCCCCCAGTTAAGTTTGGAGGCCCTCAAGGCAGCCCGGCGCTCTCAGCGGAGCACTCCCA GTATACGGCTGTTCAATATTTGA
- the fam49a gene encoding protein FAM49A isoform X1, producing MSCRNQMGNLLKVLTCTELEQGPNFFLDFENAQPTEGECKVWNQVNSVLQDSESILTGLQGYKGAGLEIRDAIQNPNDMSLQERAWNSVCPLVIKLKTFYSFSLRLEEALKSLLKSLTCPPLTPTQHLEREQALAKQFAEILHFTLRFDELKMRIPAIQNDFSYYRRTISRNRINNMNLDIENEVNNEMANRMSLFYAEATPMLKTLSTATTNFVSENKTLPLENTTDCLSTMASVCKVMLETPEYSSRFSSKDTLLFCMRVMVGVIILYDHVHPNGAFTKSSKIDMKGCIKVLKDQPVDNVEGLLNALKFTTKHLHDESTPKNIQSMLQ from the exons atgTCTTGCAGAAACCAAATGGGGAATCTGTTAAAAGTGCTCACTTGTACAGAGCTTGAACAGGGACCAAACTTTTTCCTTGACTTTGAAA ATGCACAGCCGACAGAAGGCGAGTGTAAGGTGTGGAACCAGGTGAACTCGGTCCTGCAGGACTCTGAGAGCATCCTGACGGGGCTGCAGGGGTACAAAGGGGCGGGGCTGGAGATCAGAGAT GCGATCCAGAATCCCAATGACATGTCGCTGCAGGAGCGAGCCTGGAACTCCGTCTGCCCGCTGGTCATCAaactcaagacgttctacagttTCTCCCTCAGACTAG AGGAGGCTTTGAAGAGTTTGCTGAAGTCGCTTACTTGCCCGCCCCTCACTCCTACTCAGCATCTGGAGAGGGAGCAGGCGCTGGCCAAACAGTTCGCCGAGATACTCCACTTCACTCTGCGCTTTGACGAGCTCAAG ATGAGGATTCCTGCCATTCAGAACGACTTCAGCTACTACAGGAGGACCATCAGTCGGAACCGGATAAACAACATGAAT TTGGACATTGAAAATGAAGTCAACAATGAGATGGCCAACCGAATGTCTCTGTTCTACGCTGAGGCCACGCCCATGCTGAAAACACTGAGCACCGCGACGACAAACTTTGTGTCGGAG AACAAAACTCTTCCACTGGAGAACACGACAGATTGCCTCAGCACCATGGCCAGCGTGTGTAAGGTCATGCTGGAGACGCC ggaataTTCGAGTCGCTTCAGCAGCAAGGATACACTCTTGTTTTGCATGAGGGTGATGGTGGGAGTGATCATCCTTTACGACCACGTCCATCCAAACGGCGCCTTCACCAAGTCCTCCAAGATAGAT ATGAAAGGCTGCATAAAGGTGCTGAAGGACCAGCCGGTCGACAACGTCGAAGGACTCTTGAATGCTCTCAA GTTCACCACCAAACACCTGCACGACGAGTCCACTCCAAAAAACATCCAGTCAATGCTCcagtaa
- the fam49a gene encoding protein FAM49A isoform X3 — protein MGNLLKVLTREIENYPHFFLDFENAQPTEGECKVWNQVNSVLQDSESILTGLQGYKGAGLEIRDAIQNPNDMSLQERAWNSVCPLVIKLKTFYSFSLRLEEALKSLLKSLTCPPLTPTQHLEREQALAKQFAEILHFTLRFDELKMRIPAIQNDFSYYRRTISRNRINNMNLDIENEVNNEMANRMSLFYAEATPMLKTLSTATTNFVSENKTLPLENTTDCLSTMASVCKVMLETPEYSSRFSSKDTLLFCMRVMVGVIILYDHVHPNGAFTKSSKIDMKGCIKVLKDQPVDNVEGLLNALKFTTKHLHDESTPKNIQSMLQ, from the exons ATGGGTAACCTGCTAAAAGTCCTTACAAGAGAAATAGAGAACTATCCACACTTTTTCCTGGACTTTGAAA ATGCACAGCCGACAGAAGGCGAGTGTAAGGTGTGGAACCAGGTGAACTCGGTCCTGCAGGACTCTGAGAGCATCCTGACGGGGCTGCAGGGGTACAAAGGGGCGGGGCTGGAGATCAGAGAT GCGATCCAGAATCCCAATGACATGTCGCTGCAGGAGCGAGCCTGGAACTCCGTCTGCCCGCTGGTCATCAaactcaagacgttctacagttTCTCCCTCAGACTAG AGGAGGCTTTGAAGAGTTTGCTGAAGTCGCTTACTTGCCCGCCCCTCACTCCTACTCAGCATCTGGAGAGGGAGCAGGCGCTGGCCAAACAGTTCGCCGAGATACTCCACTTCACTCTGCGCTTTGACGAGCTCAAG ATGAGGATTCCTGCCATTCAGAACGACTTCAGCTACTACAGGAGGACCATCAGTCGGAACCGGATAAACAACATGAAT TTGGACATTGAAAATGAAGTCAACAATGAGATGGCCAACCGAATGTCTCTGTTCTACGCTGAGGCCACGCCCATGCTGAAAACACTGAGCACCGCGACGACAAACTTTGTGTCGGAG AACAAAACTCTTCCACTGGAGAACACGACAGATTGCCTCAGCACCATGGCCAGCGTGTGTAAGGTCATGCTGGAGACGCC ggaataTTCGAGTCGCTTCAGCAGCAAGGATACACTCTTGTTTTGCATGAGGGTGATGGTGGGAGTGATCATCCTTTACGACCACGTCCATCCAAACGGCGCCTTCACCAAGTCCTCCAAGATAGAT ATGAAAGGCTGCATAAAGGTGCTGAAGGACCAGCCGGTCGACAACGTCGAAGGACTCTTGAATGCTCTCAA GTTCACCACCAAACACCTGCACGACGAGTCCACTCCAAAAAACATCCAGTCAATGCTCcagtaa